The Deltaproteobacteria bacterium genome has a segment encoding these proteins:
- the recD gene encoding exodeoxyribonuclease V subunit alpha, with amino-acid sequence MAVLQSQATDPAYSSISRHFADFVMRLHGVHSPDLHLAAFLVTEAIINGHTCLNLHAVENQVFLPDGRTPVSSPDAVAWGTTLKRSPVVGKPGEFKPLILDEANRLYTYRYWNYERIVAERLVELATRRQALLADISMEACRDLINRIFPEPFDQEGYPQRQVIAALITLIHDFCLISGSPGTGKTTAVARILAFILEICGTTGSKAVLAAPTAKAAIRLQDAIVRAKAILPCSNNIKNQIPEDASTIHRLLGSNAAGTRFAFSAGNPLPYDIVIVDEASMIDLPMMSHLLEAISPSARLILLGDPHQLSSVEAGAVLDDICQTEDPDRFSENFIDVVQKYAGGRALPAVSHHASPLPDCMVELKTNYRMDDAGALGQLKRSVISGKAESFFDLLASETDAIQWLQLREPDELRQVVNQRIGKYLDQYVKMVNEGADASDIFSFFETFRVLCAVHGGLFGTTHLNHLMEMYVKNVSGQYRTGRKNYPGKAVMITRNDYGRQLFNGDLGIMLSHQGDENQFSVFFLESGGRIRRVSPFTLPEHETAFAMTVHKSQGSEYDDVFLFLPDSDLPVLSRELLYTGITRTKRFLTICARKEVLSATLSRKLNRYSGLAEKMWKQTAEQG; translated from the coding sequence ATGGCCGTCTTACAATCGCAGGCAACGGACCCAGCCTACAGTTCCATATCTCGTCATTTCGCTGACTTTGTTATGCGTTTGCACGGCGTTCATTCACCGGATTTACATCTTGCGGCCTTCCTCGTCACGGAGGCAATCATAAACGGCCATACCTGCCTGAACCTTCATGCCGTGGAGAATCAGGTGTTTCTTCCTGACGGCCGGACGCCGGTGTCTTCTCCCGACGCGGTAGCATGGGGGACCACCCTGAAACGTTCTCCCGTTGTGGGGAAACCCGGAGAGTTCAAGCCCCTGATTCTGGATGAGGCAAACAGGCTGTACACCTATCGATACTGGAACTATGAAAGAATCGTGGCGGAGCGCCTGGTCGAATTGGCCACGAGGAGACAGGCCTTGCTTGCGGATATATCGATGGAGGCATGCCGTGATCTTATCAACCGCATTTTTCCGGAACCGTTTGATCAGGAAGGCTACCCGCAAAGGCAGGTCATAGCCGCCCTGATCACCCTGATCCATGATTTCTGCCTCATTTCAGGGAGCCCCGGAACGGGGAAAACCACGGCTGTGGCGCGGATTCTCGCTTTCATTCTGGAAATATGCGGGACAACCGGCTCCAAGGCGGTTCTTGCGGCACCGACGGCAAAGGCCGCCATACGACTGCAGGATGCCATCGTTCGTGCCAAGGCCATCCTTCCCTGCTCGAACAACATCAAAAATCAAATTCCAGAGGACGCTTCAACGATTCATCGCCTCCTGGGAAGCAACGCCGCGGGCACCCGTTTTGCTTTTTCCGCCGGCAACCCCTTGCCGTACGACATTGTCATCGTGGATGAAGCCTCCATGATCGACCTGCCGATGATGTCTCACCTCCTTGAGGCCATTTCACCCTCTGCCCGGTTGATTCTCCTGGGCGATCCTCATCAGCTTTCTTCCGTAGAGGCGGGGGCCGTTCTCGACGATATCTGTCAGACGGAGGATCCGGACCGCTTTAGTGAAAATTTTATCGATGTCGTCCAAAAATATGCAGGGGGGCGGGCTCTGCCGGCTGTGTCGCACCATGCGTCTCCTCTTCCCGACTGCATGGTCGAGTTGAAAACGAATTACCGAATGGATGATGCCGGCGCACTCGGGCAGCTCAAAAGAAGCGTTATTTCAGGGAAAGCCGAATCTTTTTTTGATCTTCTCGCGTCTGAAACGGATGCCATCCAATGGCTCCAGTTGCGGGAACCCGATGAATTGAGGCAAGTGGTCAACCAAAGAATCGGGAAGTATCTGGATCAATATGTGAAGATGGTCAACGAAGGGGCCGATGCATCAGATATATTTTCTTTTTTTGAAACTTTCCGGGTCTTGTGTGCTGTTCACGGCGGTCTTTTTGGTACCACGCACTTAAATCATCTCATGGAGATGTATGTGAAGAATGTATCCGGACAGTATCGAACGGGGAGAAAAAATTATCCCGGGAAAGCCGTCATGATCACGCGTAACGACTATGGCCGCCAGTTATTCAATGGAGATCTGGGAATCATGCTCTCCCATCAGGGTGATGAGAATCAATTTTCCGTATTCTTTCTTGAAAGCGGCGGCAGGATACGTCGGGTATCGCCTTTCACCTTGCCGGAGCATGAAACGGCCTTTGCCATGACGGTCCACAAAAGTCAGGGATCGGAGTACGACGACGTGTTTCTTTTTCTGCCCGACTCCGATTTGCCCGTTTTGAGTCGAGAACTGCTCTACACAGGTATCACCAGAACGAAACGGTTTCTCACCATCTGTGCGCGAAAGGAGGTTCTGTCAGCCACCCTTTCCCGTAAGCTCAACCGCTATTCCGGTTTGGCCGAAAAAATGTGGAAACAGACCGCCGAACAGGGATAA
- the rimI gene encoding ribosomal protein S18-alanine N-acetyltransferase, translated as MIPCGLQFKTMTIRDLPSILAIEETAFQSQWTGDMFRQELVLPFSRHLVARLPHQGIAGYIIFWILHDEVQLQRIAVKNDLRGHGIGVLLIREMMRICALGKVKDGSLEVRPSNEPALNLYKKFNFVMAGIRKGYYTDTREDALIMTFQIDGH; from the coding sequence ATGATTCCGTGCGGTCTGCAATTTAAAACGATGACTATTCGTGATCTGCCATCAATCCTGGCCATCGAAGAGACGGCTTTTCAGAGTCAGTGGACAGGGGATATGTTTAGGCAGGAATTGGTCCTGCCTTTTTCACGTCATCTGGTCGCTCGTCTCCCCCATCAGGGGATTGCTGGTTATATCATCTTTTGGATATTGCATGATGAGGTGCAACTTCAACGAATTGCCGTAAAGAATGATCTTCGTGGTCACGGAATTGGCGTCCTCCTCATCAGAGAAATGATGAGGATCTGCGCCCTGGGAAAGGTGAAAGACGGTTCACTGGAAGTGCGGCCTTCCAATGAACCGGCCTTGAACTTATATAAAAAATTCAACTTTGTCATGGCCGGCATCAGAAAGGGATACTACACGGACACCCGGGAAGACGCTTTGATCATGACTTTTCAGATCGACGGACATTAA
- a CDS encoding PTS sugar transporter subunit IIB: MSFDIALVRVDNRLVHGQILEAWIPYTEATCIIIADDTLAGDFFRETVIRMALPRSIDLFIHTISDFVEIHPFQREKGEKAIVLFCNIHDALRSFNLGFRFESLNIGNVHSENCAICCSPSVFLSNEDIGQLSTLIKELGVRIDIRRVPKERSGDIREILRKFSS, translated from the coding sequence ATGTCTTTTGACATAGCTCTGGTGCGGGTCGATAATCGCTTGGTGCATGGTCAAATCCTCGAGGCGTGGATTCCATATACAGAAGCGACGTGCATCATTATTGCTGATGACACCCTGGCCGGAGATTTCTTCAGGGAAACAGTCATCCGTATGGCTTTGCCGAGAAGTATAGATCTTTTCATCCATACAATATCAGATTTCGTCGAAATCCATCCCTTCCAACGGGAAAAAGGCGAAAAAGCCATCGTGCTGTTCTGCAATATCCATGATGCCCTCCGATCTTTTAACTTGGGGTTTCGTTTCGAGTCTCTGAACATCGGCAATGTGCACAGTGAAAACTGCGCCATCTGCTGCTCGCCATCCGTATTTCTTAGTAATGAAGATATCGGACAACTCTCCACCTTGATCAAAGAACTGGGCGTCCGGATCGATATCCGTCGTGTCCCGAAAGAAAGGTCAGGCGATATACGGGAAATCCTCAGAAAATTTTCTTCCTGA
- a CDS encoding PTS sugar transporter subunit IIC, producing MDAIAIDTIVFNRLVWATLAATILCLDRIVFQTMLSRPIVIAPIIGLILGNVLTGLFVGAVIELFWCNKAPLGTYLPPNDSIVAAVSTLTVIPMVQNMPRIHQEMIALCILFYLPLGFLGQKLEAQIARFNEGLSEKALKQIESTDGSFEPPTPTLPIMVYFLYTFSMITLPLIFGLIYIPPFYDALPQAAERALFYSYYALPLIGVAAVLTTTQHRKTLLYFSTVFLISVLTLEILRKT from the coding sequence ATGGATGCAATAGCGATAGATACGATCGTTTTCAACAGGCTCGTCTGGGCGACGCTCGCGGCAACGATCCTCTGTCTGGACCGGATCGTTTTCCAGACGATGCTGTCCAGGCCGATCGTTATTGCGCCGATCATCGGGCTGATTCTGGGCAATGTCCTTACAGGTCTTTTTGTCGGAGCCGTAATCGAGCTCTTTTGGTGCAACAAGGCCCCGCTTGGGACCTATTTGCCGCCCAACGATTCCATCGTTGCCGCCGTTTCCACCCTGACAGTCATCCCAATGGTTCAAAACATGCCCCGGATTCATCAGGAAATGATTGCCCTGTGTATTCTCTTTTATCTCCCCCTTGGTTTCCTGGGTCAGAAACTCGAAGCGCAGATCGCACGATTCAACGAAGGTTTGTCGGAAAAAGCCCTTAAACAAATCGAATCAACGGACGGTTCTTTCGAGCCCCCTACACCAACCTTGCCCATTATGGTTTACTTCCTTTATACTTTCTCCATGATAACGCTGCCCCTCATATTCGGGCTGATATACATCCCCCCGTTTTATGATGCCCTTCCCCAGGCTGCGGAGAGGGCTCTTTTTTATTCCTATTACGCCCTTCCCCTGATCGGTGTGGCCGCCGTTCTAACCACGACACAGCATCGGAAAACCCTTCTTTATTTTTCAACCGTATTTCTGATTTCCGTACTGACACTGGAGATTCTGAGAAAAACATGA
- a CDS encoding PTS sugar transporter subunit IIA produces the protein MIGVLITTHGNLGRELINAAEIIKGTLKNVLHVSVDQTKSVEQINKELNQAIKKLDQGQGVLILTDLFGGTPSNISLSFLKEGKIEVVTGVNLPMMLKLSDVKEGMALKEYASFICEYGKKNIYSASDVLNKKLSG, from the coding sequence ATGATTGGTGTACTGATAACGACACATGGAAATCTCGGACGCGAACTCATCAATGCCGCAGAGATAATCAAAGGAACGCTTAAAAATGTCCTCCACGTTTCAGTTGATCAAACCAAAAGCGTCGAGCAGATCAACAAGGAATTGAACCAGGCGATCAAAAAACTGGATCAGGGTCAGGGGGTGTTGATTCTAACAGATCTTTTCGGCGGAACGCCCTCCAATATTTCCCTGTCCTTTTTGAAAGAGGGCAAAATCGAAGTGGTCACCGGGGTCAATTTGCCCATGATGCTTAAGTTATCCGATGTCAAGGAAGGTATGGCCTTGAAAGAATATGCGTCTTTTATCTGCGAGTACGGCAAGAAAAACATCTATTCGGCGAGTGACGTATTGAACAAAAAGTTATCGGGTTAA
- a CDS encoding NUDIX hydrolase, translating into MIRYKNPLPTVDIIIEIPEKGIVLINRKNPPYGWAIPGGFVDYGESLEEAAMREALEETGLRVKLKRQMHTYSDPLRDPRHHTITTVFIARANGVPVAGDDAQEAGVFKERDLPATIVFDHREILLDYFRQSTP; encoded by the coding sequence ATGATCCGCTATAAAAACCCCCTTCCGACCGTGGACATCATCATTGAAATTCCCGAAAAGGGCATCGTCTTGATCAACAGAAAAAACCCGCCGTACGGGTGGGCCATCCCGGGCGGTTTCGTGGATTACGGCGAGTCACTGGAAGAGGCGGCCATGCGGGAGGCGCTGGAGGAAACAGGTCTTCGAGTCAAACTGAAACGACAAATGCACACCTATTCAGATCCCCTAAGGGATCCTCGACACCATACGATTACGACAGTCTTTATTGCGAGGGCAAACGGTGTTCCCGTGGCCGGGGATGACGCGCAAGAAGCAGGGGTTTTCAAAGAGCGTGATTTGCCCGCGACGATTGTATTCGACCATCGTGAGATTCTTCTTGATTACTTTAGACAGTCAACACCATGA